A stretch of the Thiocystis violascens DSM 198 genome encodes the following:
- the hypE gene encoding hydrogenase expression/formation protein HypE: MTTDRRFPVRLDLKNGTVDMSHGSGGRAMAQLIAEVFQKYLNNELLAQGNDQALFMPPAGRLVMSTDGHVISPLFFPGGDIGSLAVHGTVNDVAMAGARPLYLAAGFILEEGFPLCELVRIVESMAHAANAAGVPIVTGDTKVVERGKGDGVFITTTGIGVVPDGIAISGDRARPGDAILVSGSMGDHGVAILSKRENLSFGTEIQSDSAALHDLVAAMIDVAPEIRCLRDPTRGGLATTLNELAHQSGVGMQIREQAIPVRPEVAAACELLGLDPLYVANEGKLVAICPAERAEALLSSMRAHPKGTASAIIGEVVEDELHFVQMETGFGGSRIVDWLAGEQLPRIC, translated from the coding sequence ATGACGACTGACCGACGCTTTCCCGTTCGACTGGATCTGAAAAATGGCACCGTGGACATGAGCCATGGTTCGGGTGGACGTGCCATGGCGCAACTCATCGCCGAGGTGTTCCAAAAATATCTGAATAATGAACTGCTGGCCCAGGGCAACGATCAAGCCCTGTTCATGCCGCCAGCCGGACGTTTGGTCATGAGTACCGATGGACACGTCATCTCGCCGCTGTTTTTCCCCGGTGGCGATATCGGCTCACTCGCCGTCCATGGCACCGTCAACGATGTCGCTATGGCGGGCGCGCGGCCGCTCTATCTGGCCGCTGGTTTTATCCTGGAGGAAGGCTTTCCGCTGTGCGAACTCGTGCGCATCGTCGAGAGCATGGCCCATGCAGCCAATGCGGCTGGCGTGCCCATCGTGACCGGCGATACCAAGGTGGTCGAGCGCGGCAAGGGCGACGGTGTCTTTATCACCACCACGGGTATCGGGGTGGTGCCGGACGGCATTGCGATCTCCGGCGATCGGGCGCGGCCCGGCGATGCCATCCTGGTCAGCGGCAGCATGGGCGATCACGGTGTCGCTATTCTCTCCAAACGCGAAAATCTGAGCTTCGGGACCGAGATCCAATCCGACAGCGCCGCGTTGCACGATCTGGTGGCGGCCATGATCGACGTCGCCCCGGAGATCCGCTGTCTGCGCGATCCGACCCGCGGGGGTCTGGCGACGACCTTGAACGAACTGGCCCATCAGTCGGGCGTCGGGATGCAGATCCGCGAGCAGGCCATCCCGGTGCGCCCCGAGGTGGCCGCCGCCTGCGAACTGCTCGGACTCGATCCGCTCTATGTGGCCAACGAGGGCAAACTGGTCGCGATCTGTCCCGCCGAACGCGCCGAGGCCCTGTTGTCGAGCATGCGCGCGCATCCCAAGGGGACCGCATCGGCGATCATCGGCGAAGTCGTTGAGGACGAACTGCACTTCGTGCAGATGGAGACCGGTTTTG